Proteins from a genomic interval of Zingiber officinale cultivar Zhangliang chromosome 1B, Zo_v1.1, whole genome shotgun sequence:
- the LOC122005696 gene encoding low temperature-induced protein lt101.2-like, whose protein sequence is MGSATFVEVILALLLPPLGVFLRYGCGVQFWIDLLLTIFGYIPGIVYAIYVLVG, encoded by the exons ATGGGCTCTGCGACGTTCGTGGAGGTGATCTTGGCCCTCTTGTTGCCACCCCTGGGAGTCTTCCTGCGCTACGGCTGTGGT GTGCAGTTTTGGATCGATCTGCTGTTGACGATATTTGGTTACATACCTGGAATCGTTTACGCCATCTACGTCTTGGTGGGATAG